A region from the Methanomicrobia archaeon genome encodes:
- the cobA gene encoding uroporphyrinogen-III C-methyltransferase: MTYEMGKVYLVGSGPGDPELLSLKAYRLIQEADVILVDRLVLGVKELIPLGKRVIDIGKTASAHKYTQDAINDLLVDLSKQYEMIVRLKGGDPYIFGRGGEEATYLTEKGVEFEVVPGITSAIAVPGLFSIPLTYRGVSSSVTMITGHEMEEKNEELDWQALAKLKGTLVILMGVGTMDTNVEKLLRYGMPVETPVAIMEKGFTEDARIVRGTLGTIAEVAAKAGVKPPAVTVIGDVVRIREKLILHPGK; encoded by the coding sequence ATTACATATGAAATGGGCAAAGTATATCTGGTTGGCTCAGGGCCTGGAGATCCCGAACTGCTGAGTTTGAAGGCTTACCGGCTCATACAAGAAGCTGATGTGATCTTGGTTGATCGTCTCGTGCTCGGTGTGAAAGAGCTGATACCTCTGGGTAAACGGGTTATTGATATTGGTAAAACTGCGAGTGCGCACAAATACACGCAGGATGCGATAAACGACCTTCTCGTGGATCTATCAAAGCAATACGAGATGATTGTGCGATTGAAAGGTGGTGATCCGTACATCTTTGGCAGGGGTGGCGAAGAGGCCACGTATCTCACAGAAAAGGGTGTTGAGTTTGAAGTAGTGCCGGGAATAACATCCGCAATCGCTGTTCCAGGCCTGTTCTCCATCCCACTCACGTACCGCGGTGTCTCTTCTTCTGTGACTATGATCACAGGACATGAAATGGAAGAGAAGAACGAGGAGCTTGATTGGCAGGCTTTAGCGAAGTTAAAGGGTACGCTGGTTATATTGATGGGCGTAGGAACCATGGATACCAATGTTGAGAAACTCTTACGATACGGGATGCCGGTAGAGACGCCCGTAGCGATTATGGAGAAGGGCTTCACCGAAGATGCGCGGATCGTTCGCGGAACGCTGGGCACGATCGCAGAAGTCGCTGCGAAAGCGGGAGTGAAGCCACCGGCCGTTACTGTGATTGGCGATGTGGTTCGCATCAGAGAGAAGCTGATCCTGCATCCTGGGAAATGA
- the cfbB gene encoding Ni-sirohydrochlorin a,c-diamide synthase: protein MNIPRVVIAGDRSSAGKTTICIGLLSALRERELEVQAFKVGLDYIDPGFHTLVSGRASRNLDGFLMTPSVLKEIVERSSRGADIAIIEGVRGLYEGLNYNDDVGSTAQIAKTLHCPVILVIDAASITRSVAAVVNGYKNFDPEVQIAGVILNNIGSARHGDKAQKAVERYSGTQVIGKIPRNSGLRISMRHLGLITATECKARWSDFSSILDNIKVSVEQNVDLNTLLAIAASARPLTVQESTIFTVDGREGTGVKIAVAFDEAFNFYYQDNLDLLALAGADLVYFSPISDSKLPEGVDALYIGGGFPELYAKQLSANTQMLESVKSFYEHYGVLYAECGGLMYLMEELEYQGDRFKLCGVLNGSVTFGDKRVVNYVVGEIQKDCILGVKGCRFKGHEFHHAELELDDSSEFAYKLLRGEGIRDGMDGIISKNCLASFVHLHAASYTEFAKNLVSIARTAHNKPAIEP from the coding sequence ATGAACATCCCACGGGTGGTAATTGCAGGGGACCGAAGCTCTGCAGGTAAGACCACCATTTGTATAGGGCTTTTGAGCGCTTTGCGAGAGCGTGAGCTTGAGGTGCAGGCATTCAAGGTCGGATTGGACTATATCGATCCTGGCTTTCATACATTGGTCTCTGGTAGAGCGTCAAGAAATCTGGACGGGTTTTTGATGACGCCTTCGGTGCTAAAAGAGATAGTTGAGAGAAGCAGTCGGGGTGCGGATATAGCAATAATAGAAGGAGTACGGGGACTGTATGAAGGGTTAAATTATAACGACGATGTCGGAAGCACTGCGCAGATAGCAAAGACGCTACACTGCCCGGTTATACTCGTGATTGATGCAGCCAGCATTACGAGGAGTGTTGCAGCGGTAGTTAACGGTTATAAGAACTTTGATCCTGAAGTACAGATCGCAGGAGTTATTCTAAACAATATTGGAAGCGCGAGACACGGTGACAAAGCGCAGAAAGCGGTGGAGCGATATAGTGGTACACAGGTTATCGGTAAGATACCGCGTAATAGCGGACTCAGGATCTCGATGCGCCATCTCGGATTGATTACCGCTACGGAATGCAAAGCAAGATGGAGCGATTTCAGCAGTATTTTGGATAACATTAAAGTATCAGTAGAGCAGAACGTAGATCTTAACACGCTTCTCGCGATTGCCGCATCAGCACGTCCCCTAACGGTGCAGGAGTCAACGATCTTTACGGTGGATGGACGTGAAGGCACAGGTGTTAAGATTGCGGTAGCTTTTGACGAGGCGTTCAATTTTTATTATCAGGATAATCTGGATTTACTCGCGCTGGCAGGTGCAGACCTCGTTTATTTTAGCCCTATCAGTGATAGTAAGCTTCCAGAGGGTGTGGATGCCCTTTATATTGGCGGCGGTTTCCCTGAGTTGTATGCAAAGCAGCTATCCGCGAACACACAGATGCTCGAGTCTGTAAAAAGCTTTTACGAGCATTATGGTGTTCTTTACGCCGAATGTGGGGGCTTGATGTATCTGATGGAAGAACTCGAGTACCAGGGAGACCGCTTTAAGCTCTGCGGTGTTTTAAACGGCTCGGTTACATTCGGAGATAAGCGAGTCGTTAACTATGTGGTCGGTGAGATTCAGAAAGATTGTATCCTTGGCGTGAAAGGCTGCAGGTTTAAAGGGCATGAATTCCACCATGCAGAACTAGAGCTTGACGACTCGAGTGAGTTTGCATATAAATTGCTCAGGGGCGAGGGTATACGGGATGGCATGGATGGTATTATATCAAAGAACTGCCTCGCTTCTTTTGTTCATCTCCATGCCGCATCATATACCGAATTCGCTAAAAATCTGGTGAGTATCGCACGCACCGCGCATAACAAGCCCGCAATAGAACCGTAA
- a CDS encoding nitrogenase iron protein, translating into MRQVAFYGKGGVGKSTVSSNIAAALAEHGCAVVMIGCDPKHDCTRNLRGMVEIPTILETSRDHGIEQLGLEGLVKEHRIRLEEIIYRGYGGVFCAECGGPRPGVGCAGRGVIVAIDLLTRLNIFAELKPDVVIYDVPGDVVCGGFAMPLRKGLADEVYIVTSADYLALYAANAICEGIREFATKGGSPLGGLVYNVRGMLDDHTVVHDFADSIGSYVIGHIPNAREIAEAEIAGKTVIEYAPESDIARMFRGLAQNIYGNTLTSVPQPLQPSKMATLGQEIRRRTRERYTLNPSRHRE; encoded by the coding sequence ATGAGGCAAGTAGCTTTTTATGGTAAAGGTGGCGTCGGGAAATCGACCGTTAGCTCCAACATTGCCGCGGCATTGGCTGAGCATGGTTGTGCGGTGGTAATGATCGGTTGCGATCCGAAGCATGACTGCACGCGGAACTTGCGGGGAATGGTGGAAATCCCGACTATTCTGGAAACTTCACGAGATCACGGTATAGAGCAGTTAGGCCTTGAAGGGCTCGTAAAGGAACATAGGATCAGACTCGAGGAGATCATCTACAGAGGTTATGGTGGCGTCTTTTGTGCCGAATGCGGGGGGCCACGACCGGGCGTTGGATGCGCGGGGCGAGGCGTCATTGTTGCTATCGACTTGCTAACGAGGCTGAATATCTTTGCGGAACTTAAACCTGACGTGGTGATCTATGACGTACCCGGGGACGTTGTATGTGGCGGTTTTGCCATGCCCTTGAGAAAGGGTCTGGCTGACGAGGTTTACATTGTCACATCCGCGGATTATCTTGCTCTTTACGCTGCGAACGCAATTTGTGAGGGTATTAGAGAGTTTGCCACAAAAGGCGGATCGCCATTGGGTGGTCTCGTTTATAACGTGAGAGGCATGCTTGACGACCACACGGTAGTCCACGATTTCGCCGATTCGATCGGGTCATACGTTATCGGGCACATTCCCAACGCACGTGAGATCGCCGAGGCCGAGATTGCAGGCAAAACGGTCATTGAATATGCACCTGAGAGCGACATTGCCCGTATGTTCCGGGGGCTGGCACAGAACATTTATGGTAATACGTTGACTTCGGTTCCACAGCCTTTACAACCCTCAAAGATGGCGACTCTGGGCCAAGAAATCAGAAGGCGAACAAGAGAGCGGTATACCCTTAACCCTTCAAGGCACAGGGAATAG
- a CDS encoding IS5 family transposase, whose product MKSFVDLGLNEAYKRVAQLGDKLAEIESLFDWEAFRPIVAELYDNKSERGGRPNTDEVLMIKLLVLQQWHGLADPELEKQVADRLSFRKFLRFFHTIPDFTTVWRFRERLAETGRDQAIWAELQRQLDALGLQVRKGVVQDATFITADPGHAKADTPRGDEAKTRRSADGTWAKKGNKSHFGYKLHTKVDTDFGLLRELETTTASVHDSQIDLSNEGEVAYRDKGYQGAGCKGYSATMKRGAREHPIGILDTLRNRRISKKRAPGERHYAVIKRVFKAGHVLVTTVERVHVKMIFTGLSFNLYQLCTLKRQGAV is encoded by the coding sequence ATGAAAAGTTTTGTTGATCTTGGTTTGAACGAGGCGTATAAGCGGGTGGCACAACTTGGCGATAAACTTGCGGAAATTGAATCGTTGTTTGATTGGGAAGCGTTCCGTCCGATAGTGGCTGAGCTGTACGATAACAAGAGCGAACGAGGCGGTCGACCGAATACCGACGAAGTGCTGATGATCAAGCTACTGGTGCTTCAGCAGTGGCACGGGCTCGCCGATCCCGAACTGGAGAAGCAGGTCGCAGATCGGCTCTCGTTCAGGAAGTTCCTCAGGTTCTTCCACACTATTCCGGATTTTACGACCGTCTGGCGGTTTCGAGAGCGCTTGGCCGAGACCGGCAGAGATCAAGCGATCTGGGCGGAGCTCCAGCGGCAGCTTGATGCGCTCGGCCTGCAGGTGCGAAAAGGCGTGGTACAGGACGCGACGTTTATCACCGCGGATCCTGGGCACGCGAAGGCTGATACGCCACGCGGCGATGAGGCGAAGACGCGGCGGAGTGCCGACGGTACGTGGGCGAAGAAGGGCAACAAATCTCATTTTGGCTATAAACTCCACACCAAGGTTGATACAGACTTTGGTCTCTTACGAGAGCTCGAAACGACCACGGCGTCGGTCCATGACAGCCAGATAGACCTCTCCAACGAGGGCGAGGTCGCCTATCGCGATAAGGGGTATCAGGGTGCGGGATGCAAGGGCTATTCCGCGACGATGAAACGCGGTGCTCGGGAACATCCTATCGGCATCCTGGATACATTGCGAAATCGCCGCATCAGCAAAAAGAGAGCTCCTGGTGAGCGGCACTATGCCGTAATCAAGAGAGTTTTCAAAGCCGGACACGTGCTGGTTACCACAGTCGAGCGGGTCCATGTGAAGATGATCTTCACTGGTCTTAGCTTCAATCTGTACCAGTTATGCACGCTCAAGAGGCAGGGAGCAGTTTAG
- a CDS encoding type 1 glutamine amidotransferase: MSKIVVLITDLFEDVEYTKPAAAFIKAGHELVHVGLQAGKTVRGKKAETPVTIDKAVKDVSVNEFDALFIPGGYSPDKLRVDDDAVQFVKAFVESDKLILSICHAPQLLITAQVLQGRRITGWKSIIQDIKNAGAEYLDQAVVEDGNLVSSRYPGDLPAFIRAALAKLTGITRTSNGP; this comes from the coding sequence ATGAGTAAAATCGTGGTTCTCATTACCGATCTGTTTGAGGATGTGGAGTACACGAAGCCCGCCGCAGCGTTTATCAAAGCGGGGCATGAGCTGGTTCACGTGGGCTTACAGGCGGGTAAAACGGTCAGAGGCAAGAAGGCAGAAACGCCCGTAACAATTGATAAAGCAGTTAAAGATGTTTCCGTGAATGAGTTCGACGCACTTTTCATTCCCGGCGGCTATTCGCCCGATAAACTCCGGGTCGATGATGACGCGGTACAGTTTGTGAAAGCGTTTGTGGAGAGCGATAAACTGATCTTATCCATCTGCCATGCACCCCAACTGCTCATTACCGCGCAGGTGCTCCAGGGCCGGAGGATAACCGGCTGGAAGTCGATCATCCAGGACATCAAGAACGCCGGTGCGGAATATCTCGATCAAGCGGTCGTTGAGGATGGCAACCTCGTTTCGAGCCGGTATCCCGGTGATCTCCCAGCCTTTATCAGAGCAGCACTGGCGAAACTGACTGGCATAACGCGAACGAGCAACGGTCCATAA